From a single Papaver somniferum cultivar HN1 unplaced genomic scaffold, ASM357369v1 unplaced-scaffold_19, whole genome shotgun sequence genomic region:
- the LOC113338793 gene encoding internal alternative NAD(P)H-ubiquinone oxidoreductase A1, mitochondrial-like → MTWFRNLLTTSSIKSKTLINPYPKFIFTSLTHFSSESAATTTETSKSPYTPTYSGLEPTKPNEKPRVVVLGTGWAASRLMKGINTDIYDVVCVSPRNHMVFTPLLASTCVGTLEFRSVAEPIGRIQPAISKAPGSYFFLANCKGVDAENHMIHCETVTESLDTLNPWKFKVSYDKLIIASGAEASTFGIHGVKDHAIFLREVAHAQEIRRKLLLNLMLSDVPGITEDEKRRLLHCVVIGGGPTGVEFSGELSDFILKDVHERYAHVKDYIHVTLIEANEILSSFDVRLRDYATKQLTKSGVRLVRGIVKDVQPQKIILNDGTEVPYGLLVWSTGVGPSSFVKATEFPKSPGGRIGVDEWLRVPSVQDVYSIGDCCGFLESTGKPVLPALAQVAERQGKYLAHLLNKIGKNGGGRANSAEDMELGGPFVYRHLGSMATVGRYKALVDLRQSKDAKGVSIAGFSSWFIWRSAYLTRVVSWRNRFYVAVNWATTFVFGRDISRI, encoded by the exons ATGACTTGGTTTAGAAATCTTCTTACAACatcatcaatcaaatcaaaaaccttaattaaccCGTATCCGAAATTCATTTTCACATCTCTGACTCATTTCAGTTCTGAATCGGCGGCAACTACGACTGAAACCAGTAAATCTCCATATACACCGACGTATTCAGGACTTGAACCAACGAAACCAAATGAGAAACCTAGGGTTGTTGTGTTGGGAACTGGATGGGCAGCATCAAGACTCATGAAAGGAATTAATACTGATATATATGATGTTGTTTGTGTATCACCGAGGAATCATATGGTTTTTACACCATTGTTAGCTTCTACTTGTGTTGGTACGCTTGAGTTTCGTTCTGTTGCTGAACCAATTGGGAGGATACAACCTGCAATTTCTAAAGCTCCTGGTTCTTACTTCTTTCTTGCTAATTGTAAAGGAGTTGATGCTGAGAATCACATG ATTCACTGTGAGACTGTCACGGAATCGTTAGACACACTGAACCCATGGAAATTTAAGGTCTCATATGACAAGTTAATCATAGCATCAGGAGCAGAAGCCTCAACTTTTGGAATCCATGGCGTGAAAGACCATGCCATTTTTCTTCGTGAAGTTGCTCATGCTCAAGAGATCCGTAGGAAACTGCTCCTAAATTTAATGCTTTCGGATGTGCCCG GTATTACTGAGGATGAAAAGAGAAGGCTCTTACATTGTGTTGTTATTGGAGGTGGCCCAACAGGTGTTGAGTTCAGCGGTGAGCTTAGTGATTTCATCCTTAAAGATGTTCATGAAAGATACGCCCATGTGAAGGATTATATCCATGTAACCTTGATTGAG GCAAATGAGATACTATCGTCATTTGATGTTCGCCTGCGGGACTATGCAACTAAGCAACTGACCAAG TCAGGAGTTCGCCTTGTACGTGGAATCGTCAAGGATGTTCAACCTCAAAAAATTATTCTTAACGATGGCACAGAGGTCCCATATGGTTTGTTGGTATGGTCTACAGGTGTTGGCCCTTCATCATTTGTAAAAGCTACGGAATTTCCAAAATCACCAGGTGGCAG GATAGGAGTGGATGAGTGGCTACGGGTTCCATCTGTGCAGGATGTCTATTCCATTGGGGATTGTTGTGGGTTTCTTGAAAGTACCGGTAAACCTGTACTTCCAGCTTTAGCTCAG GTGGCAGAGAGACAGGGAAAATATCTAGCACACTTGCTGAACAAAATCGGTAAGAATGGTGGAGGGCGTGCAAACAGTGCCGAAGACATGGAACTTGGGGGACCATTTGTTTATAGACATTTGGGGAGCATGGCTACTGTTGGGAGATACAAAGCTCTTGTCGACCTAAGGCAAAGCAAG GATGCAAAAGGTGTATCAATTGCAGGATTTAGTAGTTGGTTCATTTGGCGGTCAGCTTATCTTACCCGTGTGGTAAGTTGGAGGAATAGATTCTATGTGGCAGTCAACTGGGCCACAACATTTGTTTTTGGTCGTGATATAAGTCGtatctaa
- the LOC113338794 gene encoding uncharacterized protein LOC113338794, whose protein sequence is MALRTAVSFLSRRLSAVVDRNFRGKGVSSEDIKPKIKDTELQSLYEKIMDVKKDVLVINAETQAFSERLRKKSQKGVKDIIKRPVIFSLGSGFLSHFWFKYKLGEGDNLSGPSYA, encoded by the exons ATGGCATTACGAACCGCTGTAAGCTTTCTGTCCCGTAGGCTCTCAGCCGTAGTGGATAGAAACTTTAGGGGCAAAGGAGTATCCAGTGAAGATATCAAACCCAAG ATTAAGGATACTGAGCTCCAAAGCCTTTATGAGAAGATCATGGACGTTAAAAAGGACGTCCTGGTTATCAATGCGGAGACTCAAGCTTTCTCT GAACGGCTTCGTAAAAAGTCTCAAAAAGGCGTCAAGGATATAATTAAGAGGCCTGTAATCTTCTCTTTGGGGAGTGGATTTCTGTCACATTtctggtttaaatataaactgggaGAAG GTGACAATCTATCAGGGCCGTCTTACGCCTAG